A segment of the Methanothermococcus thermolithotrophicus DSM 2095 genome:
ATGCCCCAAGGGTTATTAATGTCGGATCCATTATTTCACCTCACATCTCAAGAATACTTGGCTATGCCTTTTGTTGGTTTTAAAACCCTCAAAATTTTTATTTATTAGATAGTCTATTCTTTCGATATTGATTTACGTGATATATATTATTTTCCATTTATTTTTCATCAAAATAAGGCTAAATTATTTTTTAATTTTATTAAAGAATTCTGTAACTAAACACAAATATTGTTGTTATTGTTATCAATTATAAAACAATATTTAAATCATATAAAAAAATGGAAACCCGGAGGTTTCCATTTTGAATTTATTTTGCTGGAAGGATAACATCTCTTTCTCCAGCAGCTTCGAATTCTCTTAAAGCACCTCTTGCACACTCTTTTCTTGGGCGTGCAAAGTCGAATACTAATGATGGATCTGCGAATGCGATTTTAATTAATGGGTTCATTGCAAATGCGTCTTTTCTTGCGGAGTGTGCAGCTTGTGTAATACCTGCGTATTCTCCTTGGTGACCTACGTTCATTGCGTAGTTTGGATAGTTTGGACCTCTTAATTCCAATGGTGAAGCTTCGTCGTTTCTAATTGAAAGTGAGTTTGAAGCTCCACACTGGTCTTGTAAGTCGTATCCGTAGAATCCAAGTCTGCTGTGGTATTCTTTGTGCATGATTTGGCTTAAGTACCAGCCGTTAACACCAGCGTTTGAGTTTCCTGTAGCCATACATACTGAGATACCTGAAGCAGCTGCAGCAACAGCAGCTCTTTGGGAACCTCCGAAGTGGTCTTCTAATAATGTTGGGAATTCGTCGTACTGTTCTAATGAGTAGAGTGTAACTTCTGTAGCAATGTCTTCAACAACATCCATTGTTGGTTTTGTACTGTTTATTCCGTATTTCTTCTCTACGTATTCGTATCCGTAGTATGCGAAGTCGTCTAAGATGTCGTCGGTGTATGCTGCTGTAGCATATTGTGTGAATCCAACACCACCGGACATGTATGAACCAAGCCATACTTGGTCGTATAACATAGCACCTACTGCAACAACCTCTAATGATTGTTCAACTGGGTCGTCGCTTATTCTTGTTGTTTGTACTATATCACATAAAACACCAAATGGAATACCACCTGGTTCGTTTGCACCTCTGGATCTTCTTGCTGGTAATGCTGTACCTACACCTACAACGTCAGCGTGTTTTGCTGCGTATGAGAAGTCAGCAATTGCAGCTTCCCCAGCACAGAGTTTGTATGCTGTAATGAATGACATACCGATCTGCATTGCAGACCATCTTGCTATTGTACCACCGTCACAGACTCTACCAACTAATGTAGGAACTCTTGATACTTGGTAGGTCTTTTTACCGATAGCAGCTTTTAATTGTTCTGCCTGTTCTTCAGGGAACAATTTGTTAATGTCGATTAAGTATTTTTTGTCTAATTCATCTGCTAATTCATCGTCTCCTGTGAAGATCTTAGCGTAACAGTCCCATGCTAATGATGGGTGAACTTCAACCATGTGTTCCTGAACAACAGCACCACCAGGGAGTGAGTGGTTAATTGTTGCCATGTACTCGTTAATTGTTTCAGGTGTAACTTCTACCCCTAATCTTTTTTCAAGTACTGCGTGACCTGTGTCCATACCAACGATAACGGTTCTTCTAATGTCGTCCCACATTTGTTGGATAGCAGCGTTGTTCATGAAGTGTAAGTCGTCTCCTTCTACAATGTAGTCTGTTCCAGAGAGTTTGTACGGCATTAATTTTCTTTGACCGAGTGGAACACCAATGTCTGGGTTGTACATTGGGATTCCGCCTCTTTTTTCAGCAACTATTTTTTCGTTAGCTTCAACAAACTCTCTCTTTCTTGCAGATTGTTGCCATCCGCCAAATGTGTAGAATTTTGTGTATTTTTCCTTTGGATCTTCTTCGAATTTTTCCTTCAATGCTTTTAAAAATAATTTTTTCTCAGCTTCCATAAGTTCACCTCAAAAGTTTGTAAGAGGTTGTTTGTAATTCTCAGGTAGGTATGTCATTTTATAATAATTTGTCAAATACTTCGTTTACAGGCATGTATCCACCGAGTGTTCTTGCTCTGTGGATTCTTTTAACTACGGTAAGGAGCTCTTCGTCATCTCTCATTGGAACTCCATCTTTTCTGTAGATGGTTGTAATTTCTCTTAATTTTTCTTCAGGTAATGGTTCACCAACATCTACAGGTTCGTCTAATGGTCTTCCTACCTGGTCTTTTACATATACAACGTGTCCTGTTTTTTCATCGTAAACGTATCTCTGGAGTGCATCGAACATTAATCCGTTTTCATCCAATCTTAATGAGTGTCCGTGAACTGTAGCTCCTCTCATACCTATTCTTGCAGGGTCAAAGAGTGATGTGTCCATGAGTACGTTTTTGGATATTTCTTCCAAGTTGCTTTCTCTCATTTCGATAACTTGTCTACCTGATAAGCTACCTGTATCTACTCCTCTGAATCTCCACATGTACATTCTTGCTCTGTCGTATGGTTGAGCAGGAGCAAAGTACATGGAGTCTGCAAACTGGATGTATCTGATTCTGTGCCCTTCTTTAGCACCGCTTATAGGTTCAACTAAGTCTCTTACGTAGTCTTCAGGTAAGTCCATTTCTTCCAATGGTGGGTGGACAGTTTTGTAGTCTTCTCCAGGCTGTCTGTGGCCCATTACTTTTACCAATTCTTCGTCTGGTATTTCTCTTAATTTTTCCAATTCAAAATCAGGGTTTAAATGGTCTCTTCTGTTCTGTGCAATTTTTGTTGCACCAGGGTAGAATTGAGGCTTGTATGCCATAGAATCACCTCTAACTTAAATATTTTTTAATTTTTTGAATTATTTCATCAATTTTTGTTTGTGGGCTGGATTCCCCTCTTACAACCCCTGTAACGATTTCTACAATTGTACCTTCAGTTTGAGGCTCAAGAGGCATAATTTCTCTCGTTTTAATTCCAACTTTTGCGAAATCTTCCATATCTACAGGGGTTTGACAGACCACTATGGTAGGAATTTTAACATACCTTAGGAAAAGCCTTGCTTTGTAAACTATATGGCTTTTAACATTTCCGAGGTGTATGACACATAGTTTGTGTCTATTTATCTGCTCGGCTTCCTCGGGCTTAAGCCCAAATGTCGAGCCTAAGCTACCATGAGGAGCATCATGTGGAATTCCACTACCTGCATTCAATACAAGAACACTGGTTTGAATTCCTGCTTCCCTTATTCCATAGGTAATTTCACACACTGGTTTTGTTATGTGTCTTCTCCCTGGAGACATCGCCACTACTACAACATCGTTCCTCAATCCTTCGGCGAATGTACCCCTTTGAGCAAGACCGCCACCTTCTCCCAGTCCCATGACGGCTCTGCAATCAACTATCTGTTCTTGTCTACCAACTGGCATATAATCACGCTTAATTTCCTGTATCAGGGTCATTTTCTTTAGGTATTACTGTTACTGATGACTGGAATTTACTTCTTGGATCTGTGATTCCAACGATCTTTTTATCTATTTCATTGACGAACTTTTCGCCATATTTTATGTAATCAGTTACCGTTGGTTTGTCTTTTAAGAACTTACCAACGCTTATTTTGTACCCGAATGGGAATAATTCCTTACATATTTCTTCTATTTTCTCTAATTCACTGTCATTTTCTAAATTTATCCAGAATCTCCCTGCCATGACTGTAAGTTCTACTGGAATGCCCTGAACAACGATTTCTTTCCTCTCCGTGTGATTAACTGGAGCTCCTTTTGCAGGTCCGTAATAAACGGTTTTAGGTAATGATTTACCATGGATTACTATTCTCTCCACGGTATCCAGGGAGTATACTTTATTGAGGAACTTTTCAGTAGTATTCGCTTTTAAATACCTATGGGGGAAGACTTCAATTTCTATCATAATATTACCTTAATTATCAATTAAATTTTATCCTTAACTTCAAGAGCTCCTTCAATTACGTATTTTAATGGCTCTCTGAATTCATCAATTGCACTGTAAACAGCACCAACTAATGCTGATGTTTTTTCAGGTGAGAACATCTGAGTACCTGCATCTGCACACATTGCAGCACATACTGGTGGGATAGCAAATCCTTTGGAGTGTCTTGTAACTACGTGGTTTCCTGTGAAGATACCTGGACCTCCACCACCGTAGATTGAGTGTGAGAAGAAACTGAATCCTACTGCTGTACCTTCTGCTCTACCGAAGTCAGTTCCTGGTAAACCAGTTTCGTATTCTAATATATCGTTGTAGTAGAGGATTGTTGATGCAACGTTCTGAGCAGCTCTTGCTGCACCACAGTTTACGATAACAGCTGCAACTAAACCAGCTGCTGCGTATGCGTTCCACTTAGCAACATCAGCTGGTTTGTACATTGTGAATCCTGATTCTAATGATTTGTCTTCTACAATAACTTTGTCTTCTAAAGCTCTTTCAACTACTGAAGCAACAACGGTACCTACTGTACCTTTGCTGTTTGCTTTTACGAGGTCAATTACTAAGTTGTCTGAGTTCAATCCTTGGTAAGCTAAACCTAATAAGTGCATTCTTTCGAATGAACCAATAGCGTCTCCCATTTCAAACATTGCTGTTTGTTCCATAATTGAAGCAAATGCAACAGCGTTCATGAGGTTTTTCTTTGTTGTAGCAACATAGTGGTTTACCATAATGTTTCTTAAAGCGTAACCTAAACCTTCCATGTTTGAAGGAGCTCCTAATAATGATGCAATGTTACCGCCCATGTAGTCCATAACTTGTGGGTATCTACCTACAATAGCAGCGTGTATTGTTGAACCATCGAATAAATCTACATCGAATGTTTTGATAATAGCTTCTTTTAAAGCCATTGCGGTGTTTAACATAGATACTGAGTATTCAGCAGCTACTTCCAATCTTTTGGATGGTACCTGAACTACCAACTGCTTTCCGTCGTTGATTGCCCTGAGTTGTGTATCGTCATCAGGTGTAATTCTTAATATTTTTTCAACTTCATCCATAATAGCTTCAGCGTTTTCTACAATTGGTAAGTCCAATGTTCTTCCTGGAACTTTACAGCCTTTTCCACCGATAGCTCCTGTTTTTAATGAGTTTTCAATACCTGCTAAGTTAACAGCAACTGTTCTTTTAATGTTCTTTACCATTGCCTTGATTGTTGGGTTGTATAACGGGCTTATAGCCTCCAATGGTACGCCATCTTCTACAAGGTTACCTTTCGCGTCGTACAAACTTATCTTATCTTCATACTTTACCATAGGAACCACTCCTATCTTTTTGATATATACCCAATATACTTATTAGTATATCTATATTCAATTTTCCATTAAATTCAAATCGAAAACTATATATATTGTATAGTCTCGAATAACATTCGGGTTATATTGATAAATCAGGTTTATTAAATGTTTAACTGTACTTATTAACCGTGATTACATATATTATATGTGCCTATTGCTATTTTATTGATAATTATAAGATGATACTATGAATCAGAATTTTAATTATGATGTTTTTGGATCTGGTTTTGGCCACGAAGATGAATTTAATAAAAATAATAATGGTAAATCACAACTTTTAATCGATTTAAAAGGAGAACCTGGTAAAAACTGCGGTGGGTTTTGTAAATTTTGCTATTTTAGAAAAGTGAATAATCAAAATCCTGAACCATATGGCTGTAAAAACTGTACTTTTCAGATGGGCTGTGATTACTGTACCTATTCAGTAAGGGAAATTAACGGGGACTTTATACCACTGCCTTTTGCAATTCAGCAGGTTCAAAATGCTTTATTCTATGGAAAATATGAAAAAGTAAATATTACTAGTGGTGGAGATACCAGTTTTTATCCTTATTTGGAAGAGCTCTGTGAATATATTAATAATCTCGGTTTAAAGATACATCTTGGATATACCTCAGGAAAGGGATTTAAAAATATACAAACCGCTAAAAATTTAGTGGAGTGTGGAGTAGATGAAGTTACGTTCTCTGTATTCTCTACAAACCCTGAATTAAGAAAAGAATGGATGAGTGATCCTGATCCAGAAAAATCACTGGAGTGTCTGAAGTACTTCTGTGAAAACTGTGAGGTTCATTGTGCAATTATTTTAATTCCCGGGGTAAACGATGGGGACAACTTAAAAAACACTGTAAAAGATTTGATTGAATGGGGAGCAAATGCAGTAATTTTAATGAGATTTGCAAATAAAACAGAACATGGGCTGATTTTAGGAAATGCTCCATTGATAGAAAATATTGAGCCTCATAGTGTTGGGGAGTTTAAATCCATTGTTGAAGACTTATACAATGAGTTTGGAGACAAAATAAGAATATCTGGGACTCCATTGTATGATCCTGTAACTAATGCACCATTTGCTATATCCTATGAAGATGATATTTTGGAAAATCTACGAAAGAAAATTAAAGCTGAAGCTACCATCATTACTGGAAATGTGGCTTATCCATTTTTAAGCAAGATATTTGAAAACACTCCGGTCAATGTAGTTAAAGTTGATAAGGATATATCCGATTTAATTACTGGAAAGGATTTAGAAACTGTTGATTTAAAAGAACTAAAGGATACAGTGTTTATACCTCCAAACGCCTTTGTTCATGATAGACTGGCTGAAGAAATACTGAATAGGGATGGAGATAAACGAATGGTTTTAAGAGGAGTCGAGAAACTAACTTTAGACGGAGAAGTTAGTGGAATATACACTAAAGAGGAAGTTTTAGAATTTGAAATAAATGCATTTGAAGAATTAATTGAAAAAATAAATTTCTTTGGAGCTCTAATTTAAATTTTTAATATAACTATATTTTTTACAAAATATTATCAATTTATTTAAATTTATAAATTAATTCGTCCAAAATAAAAAGTGCCGAGGGGGGGACTCGAACCCCCGACCTCTCGGTTTCCCAGGACCCAAGGATGTTACTCCTTGGGAATTTCCGTATGAGCCGAGCGCTATAACCAGCCTAAGCCACCTCGGCATTTGACTCACCCTCGA
Coding sequences within it:
- the mcrA gene encoding coenzyme-B sulfoethylthiotransferase subunit alpha is translated as MEAEKKLFLKALKEKFEEDPKEKYTKFYTFGGWQQSARKREFVEANEKIVAEKRGGIPMYNPDIGVPLGQRKLMPYKLSGTDYIVEGDDLHFMNNAAIQQMWDDIRRTVIVGMDTGHAVLEKRLGVEVTPETINEYMATINHSLPGGAVVQEHMVEVHPSLAWDCYAKIFTGDDELADELDKKYLIDINKLFPEEQAEQLKAAIGKKTYQVSRVPTLVGRVCDGGTIARWSAMQIGMSFITAYKLCAGEAAIADFSYAAKHADVVGVGTALPARRSRGANEPGGIPFGVLCDIVQTTRISDDPVEQSLEVVAVGAMLYDQVWLGSYMSGGVGFTQYATAAYTDDILDDFAYYGYEYVEKKYGINSTKPTMDVVEDIATEVTLYSLEQYDEFPTLLEDHFGGSQRAAVAAAASGISVCMATGNSNAGVNGWYLSQIMHKEYHSRLGFYGYDLQDQCGASNSLSIRNDEASPLELRGPNYPNYAMNVGHQGEYAGITQAAHSARKDAFAMNPLIKIAFADPSLVFDFARPRKECARGALREFEAAGERDVILPAK
- the mcrG gene encoding coenzyme-B sulfoethylthiotransferase subunit gamma, giving the protein MAYKPQFYPGATKIAQNRRDHLNPDFELEKLREIPDEELVKVMGHRQPGEDYKTVHPPLEEMDLPEDYVRDLVEPISGAKEGHRIRYIQFADSMYFAPAQPYDRARMYMWRFRGVDTGSLSGRQVIEMRESNLEEISKNVLMDTSLFDPARIGMRGATVHGHSLRLDENGLMFDALQRYVYDEKTGHVVYVKDQVGRPLDEPVDVGEPLPEEKLREITTIYRKDGVPMRDDEELLTVVKRIHRARTLGGYMPVNEVFDKLL
- the mcrC gene encoding methyl-coenzyme M reductase I operon protein C translates to MPVGRQEQIVDCRAVMGLGEGGGLAQRGTFAEGLRNDVVVVAMSPGRRHITKPVCEITYGIREAGIQTSVLVLNAGSGIPHDAPHGSLGSTFGLKPEEAEQINRHKLCVIHLGNVKSHIVYKARLFLRYVKIPTIVVCQTPVDMEDFAKVGIKTREIMPLEPQTEGTIVEIVTGVVRGESSPQTKIDEIIQKIKKYLS
- the mcrD gene encoding methyl-coenzyme M reductase operon protein D: MIEIEVFPHRYLKANTTEKFLNKVYSLDTVERIVIHGKSLPKTVYYGPAKGAPVNHTERKEIVVQGIPVELTVMAGRFWINLENDSELEKIEEICKELFPFGYKISVGKFLKDKPTVTDYIKYGEKFVNEIDKKIVGITDPRSKFQSSVTVIPKENDPDTGN
- the mcrB gene encoding coenzyme-B sulfoethylthiotransferase subunit beta encodes the protein MVKYEDKISLYDAKGNLVEDGVPLEAISPLYNPTIKAMVKNIKRTVAVNLAGIENSLKTGAIGGKGCKVPGRTLDLPIVENAEAIMDEVEKILRITPDDDTQLRAINDGKQLVVQVPSKRLEVAAEYSVSMLNTAMALKEAIIKTFDVDLFDGSTIHAAIVGRYPQVMDYMGGNIASLLGAPSNMEGLGYALRNIMVNHYVATTKKNLMNAVAFASIMEQTAMFEMGDAIGSFERMHLLGLAYQGLNSDNLVIDLVKANSKGTVGTVVASVVERALEDKVIVEDKSLESGFTMYKPADVAKWNAYAAAGLVAAVIVNCGAARAAQNVASTILYYNDILEYETGLPGTDFGRAEGTAVGFSFFSHSIYGGGGPGIFTGNHVVTRHSKGFAIPPVCAAMCADAGTQMFSPEKTSALVGAVYSAIDEFREPLKYVIEGALEVKDKI
- the mmp10 gene encoding methyl coenzyme M reductase-arginine methyltransferase Mmp10 (Mmp10 (methanogenesis marker protein 10) is a cobalamin-requiring radical SAM methyltransferase that creates the methylarginine modification to methyl coenzyme M reductase.), giving the protein MNQNFNYDVFGSGFGHEDEFNKNNNGKSQLLIDLKGEPGKNCGGFCKFCYFRKVNNQNPEPYGCKNCTFQMGCDYCTYSVREINGDFIPLPFAIQQVQNALFYGKYEKVNITSGGDTSFYPYLEELCEYINNLGLKIHLGYTSGKGFKNIQTAKNLVECGVDEVTFSVFSTNPELRKEWMSDPDPEKSLECLKYFCENCEVHCAIILIPGVNDGDNLKNTVKDLIEWGANAVILMRFANKTEHGLILGNAPLIENIEPHSVGEFKSIVEDLYNEFGDKIRISGTPLYDPVTNAPFAISYEDDILENLRKKIKAEATIITGNVAYPFLSKIFENTPVNVVKVDKDISDLITGKDLETVDLKELKDTVFIPPNAFVHDRLAEEILNRDGDKRMVLRGVEKLTLDGEVSGIYTKEEVLEFEINAFEELIEKINFFGALI